One genomic window of Mycosarcoma maydis chromosome 20, whole genome shotgun sequence includes the following:
- a CDS encoding uncharacterized protein (related to salicylate 1-monooxygenase) yields MSNSSSFKQLNVAVLGGGIGGFSAALALRRAGHKCTVYERRGFDVEVGASISCAANGTQWLHDWNVDVASGRPVILMELTMRDWQTGEILNQYHLDDYEKTWGNVYNMFHRQDMHKMLMDTAIANDGAGTPVQIVMDHIAEDVDTEAGVITFRNGNKVTADLIIGSDGIRSKARVAIGVTPDVKSAPQTCYRCNVSKEEVERLGLTWAADPAIQFWGGFPKPDLNQYYKIVMSPCAGGDVVSFYCFMPTELTKHQSEGFVFEEVPPEEILAGDYSKLDPLCVKLIQNSVERKPWRLYVHQPYSHWYKKQTCILGDAAHPMMPHQSQGACQAIEDAAALGIIFSKEYNFTSNIEAGLKLYQDIRKPRATRVQQASTAALENLNERIGFSSLSAPDAALAAKENKLTVNEMNTYDMKKHIRETVYPSQTAVTSESKSAVNASVMPASSAAIAADA; encoded by the coding sequence ATGTCCAACTCATCCTCAttcaagcagctcaacgtcgCAGTGCTTGGAGGCGGCATCGGCGGCTTCTCGGCTGCTCTCGCCCTCCGTCGTGCAGGTCACAAGTGCACCGTATACGAGAGACGTGGCTTCGACGTAGAGGTGGGCGCTTCGATCTCTTGCGCAGCTAACGGTACCCAATGGCTTCACGACTGGAACGTCGATGTAGCTTCCGGTCGACCGGTGATCCTCATGGAGCTCACCATGCGTGACTGGCAAACCGGCGAAATCCTCAATCAATATCACCTCGATGACTACGAAAAGACATGGGGTAATGTCTACAACATGTTCCACCGTCAGGATATGCACAAGATGCTCATGGAcaccgccatcgccaacgacgGAGCAGGCACACCCGTCCAGATTGTCATGGACCACATCGCCGAGGATGTCGACACCGAGGCTGGCGTCATCACGTTCCGCAACGGCAACAAGGTCACCGCCGACCTCATCATTGGCTCGGACGGTATCCGATCCAAGGCTCGTGTTGCGATCGGCGTTACTCCTGACGTAAAGTCGGCTCCACAGACCTGCTACCGTTGCAACGTTAGcaaggaggaggtggagcgTCTTGGCCTCACTTGGGCCGCTGATCCCGCCATCCAATTCTGGGGCGGTTTCCCAAAGCCTGATCTCAACCAGTACTACAAGATCGTCATGAGCCCATGTGCAGGCGGTGACGTGGTCTCGTTCTACTGCTTTATGCCTACCGAGCTCACCAAGCACCAGTCGGAAGGTTTCGTCTTTGAAGAGGTGCCGCCCGAGGAGATTTTGGCCGGAGACTACTCGAAGCTCGACCCGCTCTGCGTCAAGCTCATCCAAAACTCGGTCGAACGCAAGCCGTGGCGATTGTACGTCCACCAGCCCTACTCGCACTGGTACAAGAAGCAGACGTGCATCctcggcgatgctgcgcaCCCCATGATGCCTCACCAGTCCCAAGGTGCTTGCCAAGCCATCGAGGATGCCGCTGCTCTCGGTATTATTTTCTCGAAAGAGTACAACTTTACCAGCAACATCGAGGCTGGTCTCAAGCTCTATCAGGACATTCGAAAGCCACGTGCGACACGCGTCCAGCAGGCGTCCACCGCTGCACTAGAGAATCTCAACGAGCGCATCGGCTTTTCATCGCTCAGCGCACCCGATGCGGCGCTGGCGGCCAAGGAGAACAAGCTGACCGTCAACGAGATGAACACCTACGACATGAAGAAGCACATCCGCGAGACTGTATACCCCAGCCAAACCGCCGTCACGAGCGAATCCAAGAGCGCTGTAAACGCGAGCGTTATgccagcaagctcagcagcgattgctgctgatgcatAG
- the opt3 gene encoding oligopeptide transporter 3 yields MSTAAPSPSDVRAEPRASIDELTQLPILDEIDAKTDALRSEKASSSPSLDDSEKVEISNSKYVNQESAEEHVRSQKDSEPVIRNGRDVSDVLISDRDDGDACFTFRSITLGLVGAAFQSVLTQIYRFKPTEVSINGTFLAIIIYILGTAWARFLPTRKLLVTKLGEDRLPAWLLTTVHFINPGSFGLKEHAIASITASSASNGAHSSDVFGTQKLFYPDIPVTTTTAVLSVLSIGLFGYGLAGIFRPIIVYPAEMVYWGTLPLVDLFQAFHWDKSFSTKRVKMFWYSFAGMGLYEILPAYIFPTLNSFSIPCLASRHATGSLAQTLTNVFGGAQSNEGMGLLSLSLDWQYITSSQLSLPLIQQANSWIGYAICYIAMAAIYYGNVWSAKSFPFMSTSIFADNGKRYNQSAVFVGGILDKSKLEEVGYPNVTGTYAWGMLMRNAAIGALVTHVVLFWGKDVIKSLGQARDKTQPDRHYQAMRKYKEAPHWWYLLLLAISFVFGLVVVLTQQTTLTWYSYVVSLALGTIVAPFSGVLYALLGNGISTNNLTKMIGGVVSPGRPLANLYFYAWSHSTIAQVINLSNDLKMGQYLKIPPRAMFVTQVIGTVFGAFLNYAIASTIISSKFELLHTNTGSYVWSGAYYQSLNISAVTWSMAKFMYGPGTPYFIIPMAVLIGIGAVVVHWVFTRFVPRIGQVKTSSLVLPTVFLYSAWMTSGQNCVILSTILVGLISQAWIRTRYPRWFKEYNYIVGAGWDGGSLLVIFVLSFAVFGAAGKERPFPTWAGNPDGFPDYCPNPSS; encoded by the exons ATGTCTACAGCTGCGCCGTCGCCGTCCGATGTGCGCGCCGAGCCTCGtgccagcatcgacgagctgacCCAACTGCCCATCCtagacgagatcgatgccAAGACCGACGCACTGCGCTCGGAAAAAGCGTCTTCGTCCCCATCGCTCGACGACTCGGAAAAGGTTGAGATCTCCAACTCAAAATACGTCAATCAGGAATCAGCTGAGGAGCATGTGCGCTCCCAAAAAGACTCGGAACCCGTGATCCGCAACGGTCGCGATGTATCCGATGTGCTAATCAGCGATCgcgacgacggcgatgcGTGCTTTACGTTTCGCTCCATCACTCTGGGCCTGGTGGGAGCTGCATTCCAGTCTGTGCTGACACAGATCTACCGATTCAAGCCGACCGAGGTCTCGATCAACGGAACCTttctcgccatcatcatctaCATTTTGGGTACCGCATGGGCGCGGTTTCTGCCGACgcgcaagctgctggtCACAAAACTCGGAGAGGATCGACTGCCGGCGTGGCTGCTGACCACAGTGCACTTTATCAACCCGGGGAGCTTCGGCTTGAAGGAACACGCGATTGCCTCGATCACCGCGTCGTCTGCGTCCAACGGCGCGCATTCGAGCGACGTCTTTGGAACCCAGAAGCTCTTCTACCCAGATATCCCGGTCACCACTACCACGGCGGTCTTGTCGGTGCTGTCGATCGGACTGTTCGGATATGGCCTGGCGGGCATCTTCCGACCGATCATTGTCTACCCGGCCGAAATGGTGTATTGGGGAACGCTGCCGCTCGTAGACCTGTTCCAGGCGTTCCACTGGGACAAGAGTTTCAGCACAAAACGTGTCAAGATGTTCTGGTACAGCTTTGCCGGTATGGGCCTGTACGAGATCCTGCCGGCGTACATCTTCCCGACGCTCAACTCGTTCAGCATTCCTTGCCTTGCCAGTCGACACGCTACGGGCAGCCTGGCGCAGACGCTCACCAACGTGTTTGGCGGTGCACAGAGCAACGAAGGTATGGGTCTGCTCAGTCTCAGTCTCGACTGGCAGTACATCACGTCGTCCCAACTCTCGCTACCGCTCATCCAGCAGGCCAACAGCTGGATCGGATACGCCATCTGCTACATCGCCATGGCGGCGATTTACTATGGCAATGTGTGGAGCGCCAAGAGTTTCCCATTCATGTCAACCAGCATCTTTGCCGACAACGGCAAACGGTACAACCAGAGTGCCGTGTTCGTGGGTGGAATTTTGGACAAGTCCAAGTTGGAGGAGGTTGGGTATCCCAATGTGACGGGAACGTATGCGTGGGGGATGCTGATGAGGAACGCAGCCATCGGAGCGTTGGTGACACACGTTGTTCTGTTCTGGGGGAAAGACGTAATCAAGAGCCTCGGTCAGGCGAGGGACAAGACTCAACCCGATCGACACTACCAGGCGATGCGAAAGTACAAGGAAGCGCCTCACTGGTGGTATTTGTTGTTGCTGGCGATTTCGTTTGTGTTCGggctggtggtggtgttgacGCAGCAGACGACGCTGACATGGTACTCGTACGTGGTCTCGCTGGCGTTGGGCACTATAGTCGCTCCGTTTTCCGGCGTACTGTATGCACTGCTCGGTAACGGAATCAGCACCAATAACTTGACCAAGATGATCGGCGGCGTCGTGTCGCCGGGCCGACCGTTGGCCAACTTGTACTTTTACGCGTGGTCACACAGCACGATTGCGCAGGTGATCAACCTGTCCAACGACCTCAAGATGGGACAGTACCTCAAGATTCCTCCGCGCGCCATGTTCGTCACCCAGGTAATCGGAACGGTGTTTGGTGCGTTTCTCAACTACGCGATCGCGTCGACCATCATTTCGTCCAAGTTTGAGCTCCTCCATACGAATACGGGCAGCTACGTGTGGTCGGGAGCGTACTATCAGTCGCTCAACATCAGCGCTGTGACGTGGAGCATGGCCAAGTTCATGTACGGTCCCGGCACGCCCTACTTTATCATTCCCATGGCGGTGCTCATCGGCATTGgcgcggtggtggtgcaCTGGGTGTTTACGCGCTTTGTTCCACGCATCGGCCAAGTGAAAACGAGCTCTCTGGTCCTGCCCACCGTATTCCTCTACTCGGCTTGGATGACGTCGGGGCAGAACTGCGTGATCCTTAGCACGATCCTCGTCGGCTTGATCTCGCAAGCTTGGATCCGAACGCGCTACCCGCGCTGGTTCAAGGAGTACAACTACATTGTCGGTGCCGGTTGGGACGGCGGCAgtctgctcgtcatcttTGTCCTCAGCTTCGCCGTGTTCGGCGCAGCGGGCAAGGAGAGGCCTTTCCCCACG TGGGCGGGCAATCCGGATGGCTTCCCGGACTACTGCCCGAATCCTTCTTCCTAG
- a CDS encoding uncharacterized protein (related to short-chain alcohol dehydrogenase): protein MPGLRLPHRVAVITGGGSGIGRECAILFASEGANLILADINLEACQQTADIVNERFSNAELPVKAIAVKCDVSKEDEVAAIVKRAVDEFGRLDVMFNNAGIMHPADDNALNTDEKIWDLTQAINVKGVWYGCKHAILAMRNNATDEAKKLHVGGSIINTASFVALRGAATPQIAYTASKGAVLAMTRELAMVHAREGIRVNSLCPGPLQTPLLMDFLNTPEKLNRRLTHLPLGRFGEAVEQAKAVLFLATDESSYVLGHDLLVDGGLSAAYVTAEGQPVLPPPKSLV, encoded by the exons ATGCCTGgtcttcgtcttcctcaTCGC GTGGCTGTCATCACCGGCGGCGGTTC CGGTATCGGGCGTGAATGCGCTATCCTCTTCGCCTCGGAAGGTGCAAACCTCATCTTGGCCGACATCAATCTGGAAGCATGCCAGCAGACcgccgacattgtcaacGAGCGTTTCAGCAACGCCGAGCTGCCCGTCAAGGCGATTGCTGTCAAGTGCGATGTTAGcaaggaggacgaggtggcagcGATCGTCAAGCGCGCCGTCGACGAGTTCGGTCGTCTGGACGTCATG TTCAACAACGCCGGAATCATGCACCCTGCCGACGACAATGCCCTCAACACTGACGAGAAAATCTGGGACCTCACACAGGCTATCAACGTGAAAGGTGTCTGGTATGGTTGCAAGCacgccatcctcgccatGCGCAACAATGCGACggacgaggccaagaagcttcACGTCGGAGGCTCGATCATCAACACGGCGTCATTTGTCGCGCTTCGGGGAGCGGCTACGCCGCAGATTGCATACACGGCATCCAAGGGTGCGGTGCTTGCTATGACGCGCGAACTCGCCATGGTGCACGCTCGCGAGGGCATCCGTGTTAACTCGCTCTGCCCCGGTCCGCTTCAGACGCCGCTGCTCATGGATTTCCTCAACACCCCCGAAAAACTCAATCGCCGCCTCACCCATCTGCCACTAGGCCGCTTCGGAGAGGCTGTGGAACAGGCCAAGGCTGTTCTTTTCC TCGCCACCGACGAATCGTCGTATGTGCTGGGACACGATCTTTTGGTCGACGGCGGTCTCTCGGCCGCCTACGTCACCGCCGAGGGTCAGCCTGTCCTGCCGCCGCCCAAGAGCCTCGTCTGA
- a CDS encoding uncharacterized protein (related to aldehyde dehydrogenase) — MSSIQTTISPYDQSVVCEKQLLTEAQLGQAIDAAAAAQKSWAKVPVDERVAIITRWMHILDEQKQELGKELSAQMGRPVAQCAGEIKGALQRCRYLCKVANDCLADKPQTETETPNLKLAIRRDAFGVVAIVTPWNYPYLTTVNGLITALLAGNAVVLKPSPQTPLTAESFQRTLKAAGLPDGLLQIAHLDVETTAKLAADARIGFLIFTGSVAGGKALAKAAADGPGFKGVGLELGGKDPAYVRADADIKWAAEELVDGAMFNSGQSCCSVERIYVHQAVFDQFVEHFVTLAKGYKLGDPSETSTSLGPVVSLASAQRIRQQIDDALSKGAKNLIPDHLFTEAKAGTALVAPTVLVNVDHSMDIMTEETFGPAIGIQKVESDDEALRLMNDSHYGLTASIWTDIENADSAAAFDMLATELETGTVYLNRADVLDPALPWTGVKDSGRGVSLSTLGFDQLTQPKSIHMRLRKP; from the coding sequence ATGTCGTCGATTCAAACCACCATCTCTCCGTACGATCAGAGTGTCGTCTGCGAAAAGCAGCTCCTCACCgaagcgcagcttggccagGCCATCGAcgcagcggcggcggctcAGAAGTCATGGGCCAAGGTACcggtcgacgagcgtgtGGCGATCATCACCAGATGGATGCATATTCTCGACGAACAAAAGCAGGAGCTGGGCAAAGAGCTCTCGGCTCAGATGGGCCGACCTGTTGCGCAGTGTGCAGGCGAGATCAAGGGCGCACTTCAGCGATGCCGATACCTGTGCAAGGTGGCAAACGACTGCCTCGCCGACAAGCCTCAAaccgagaccgagacgCCCAACCTCAAGCTGGCAATTCGACGAGACGCTTTCGGTGTAGTCGCCATCGTTACCCCCTGGAATTACCCCTACCTGACCACCGTCAACGGTCTGATCACTGCTTTGCTCGCCGGAAACGCTGTGGTGCTCAAGCCATCGCCGCAGACGCCGCTCACCGCTGAAAGCTTCCAACGCACCCTGAAAGCAGCTGGCTTGCCCGATGGCTTGCTGCAGATCGCGCACCTCGACGTTGAAACTACTGCAAAACTCGCCGCAGACGCACGCATCGGCTTCCTCATCTTCACTGGCTCGGTTGCCGGTGGTAAAGCGCTCGCCAAGGCAGCTGCCGACGGTCCCGGATTCAAAGGCGTCGGTCTGGAACTCGGTGGCAAAGACCCAGCCTACGTTCGTGCTGATGCCGACATCAAGTGggcagcagaagagctGGTGGATGGTGCCATGTTCAACTCGGGCCAGTCGTGTTGTTCGGTAGAGCGCATCTATGTGCACCAAGCCGTGTTTGACCAGTTTGTCGAGCACTTTGTCACGCTCGCAAAGGGCTACAAGCTGGGCGACCCTAGCGAGACGAGCACTTCGCTCGGACCGGTGGTCAGTCTCGCATCCGCGCAGCGCATCCgccagcagatcgacgatgcgctcaGCAAGGGAGCCAAGAACTTGATTCCTGACCATCTTTTTACCGAGGCCAAAGCGGGCACTGCGCTGGTAGCACCCACAGTGCTGGTCAACGTTGACCACTCGATGGACATTATGACCGAAGAGACCTTCGGACCCGCCATCGGAATTCAAAAAGTCGAatccgacgacgaagcgctCAGGCTGATGAACGATTCGCACTACGGCCTCACCGCTTCCATCTGGACCGACATTGAGAACGCTGACTCGGCAGCGGCATTTGACATGTTGGCTactgagctcgagacggGCACCGTCTATCTGAATCGTGCCGATGTGCTCGACCCCGCCCTGCCCTGGACTGGTGTCAAGGACAGCGGTCGTGGCGTCAGCCTGAGCACCTTGGGTTTCGACCAGCTCACCCAGCCCAAGTCGATCCACATGCGATTGCGCAAGCCGTAG
- a CDS encoding putative glutamine synthetase has protein sequence MSQTKIKYSDLEELLKNDNKVKVAGVDVDGIVRGKYVSKKKFLSAAKPDSDFGFCSVIFGWDMHDQVYPTELLVSNKANGYRDLSAKIDLDTYRRIPWEDNLPFFLIRYFNADGSALAVCPRNLLRSVTSKVEAQLGLLCMAGAEFEYFQFAETAQTLDDKRFVKLNALTPGNHGYSMLRTSLNKDYFLQLFDAAEAFGIDVEGHHTETGPGVYETALAYTEVTRMADMAVLYKLLAKSIGMQHGITPTFMAKPWANLAGCSGHIHVSLRDASTGKNVFGLSAEQIAAGGRADAEYDDVKYLSEIGEQFLAGLMTGLPDIMPLLCPTINSYKRLTTGEAYWAPNICSYGYDSRLASVRILGPPDVPDYGTRFEVRVPGADLNAPYAFAAVFALGLYGIQNKLKLPFAPMDASRSVKEQKLVYLPTSLEAATHRFMHAHSLARKVLGDTLVDHFGGTRLHEVSLFNQTVTNWEMERYMELI, from the coding sequence ATGTCCCAAACCAAAATCAAGTACAGCGATCTGGAAGAGCTGCTGAAGAATGACAACAAAGTCAAGGTAGCCGGCGTGGACGTCGACGGCATCGTGCGGGGCAAGTACGTTTCCAAGAAAAAGTTTCTCTCTGCGGCCAAACCGGACTCGGACTTTGGCTTCTGCTCGGTCATCTTTGGTTGGGATATGCACGATCAGGTGTACCCcaccgagctgctcgtctcgaacAAGGCCAACGGATACCGCGATCTAtcggccaagatcgacttgGACACGTACCGTCGTATTCCATGGGAGGACAATTTGCCGTTCTTCCTGATTCGCTACTTCAACGCGGATGGCAGCGCGCTTGCGGTTTGTCCGAGGAACTTGCTTCGTTCGGTGACGAGCAAAGTGGAGGCTCAACTCGGATTGCTCTGCATGGCGGGCGCCGAGTTTGAGTACTTCCAGTTTGCCGAAACCGCGcagacgctcgacgacaagcgATTTGTCAAGCTCAATGCGTTGACGCCGGGCAATCACGGCTATTCGATGCTGCGAACTTCGCTGAACAAGGACTACTTTCTGCAGCTCTTTGACGCTGCCGAAGCGTTTgggatcgacgtcgagggTCATCACACCGAGACGGGGCCGGGCGTATACGAGACGGCGCTCGCGTATACCGAGGTGACGCGCATGGCGGATATGGCGGTGCTGTACAAGCTGCTTGCGAAATCGATCGGCATGCAGCACGGCATCACGCCTACATTTATGGCTAAGCCGTGGGCGAATTTGGCGGGATGTTCCGGTCACATCCACGTCTCGCTTCGCGATGCGTCGACGGGCAAGAACGTGTTTGGCCTGAGTGCCGAACAGATCGCGGCTGGAGGACGTGCCGATGCCGAGTACGACGATGTCAAGTACCTTTCCGAAATCGGAGAGCAATTTCTGGCGGGCCTGATGACGGGTTTGCCAGACATCATGCCACTGTTGTGCCCGACGATCAACTCGTACAAGCGGCTCACCACGGGCGAGGCGTACTGGGCGCCCAACATCTGTTCGTACGGCTATGATTCACGGCTTGCGTCGGTGCGCATCCTTGGTCCGCCCGACGTGCCAGACTACGGTACACGCTTCGAGGTGCGCGTTCCCGGCGCCGATCTGAACGCGCCGTACGCGTTTGCGGCCGTGTTTGCTTTGGGGCTGTACGGTATTCAGAACAAGCTGAAACTGCCGTTTGCGCCCATGGACGCGAGTCGGAGCGTCAAGGAGCAGAAGCTCGTCTACCTGCCCACCTCGCtcgaagcagcaacgcatCGGTTCATGCATGCGCACAGCCTCGCCAGGAAGGTGCTCGGCGATACGCTTGTCGATCACTTTGGCGGCACACGTCTGCACGAAGTTAGCTTGTTCAACCAGACCGTGACCAACTGGGAGATGGAGAGGTACATGGAGTTGATCTGA
- a CDS encoding putative maltase, whose product MPSNDSMIGSSSRTFWFRDAIIYQIWPASFRDSNDDGMGDIQGIIMSLDYIKSLGVNTIWLSPMYDSPQVDMGYDISDYESVYPPYGTVADMDQLIHQCHERGIKLILDLVINHTSDQHAWFKESRSSKTNDKRDWYIWRPPKYDAHGNRQRPTTGRSNFNQPAWSWDEATQEYYLHLFCPEQPDLNWTNDECRRNIYKSAMLFWLDKGINGFRVDTVNMYSKPMDFPDAPVIDPGADTQPAGQLYCNGPMMHTYLKEMGEILERYDAMTVGELPNTPNTADVVRYVSAAENELSEVFQFDLVDLGRNPIDMMSFDGFNLPQMKRVVEKWQRFTQGNDAWTTVFIENHDQARSVSRFASDRPEQVADSAKLLALMNMALTGTVYIYQGQEIGMTNIPKSWPAEEYLDVNSINYLAAVKKRTNNDANAMAKALQGVNALGRDNARTPVQWSSAPNGGFSKTPTTKPWMRTNDNYTTINIESQQQDAHSVLNFYRTAIGVRKQYASLLARGEFRLIDELDEKVFKFVKIADSGESAFVVLNFSNELQHYDLPSELGPNADVVLQTTQHGQKGCLAPYEGRLYIAAAN is encoded by the exons ATGCCTTCGAACGACTCGATGAtcggctcgagctcgcgaaCTTTTTGGTTTCGTGATGCCATCATCTATCAGATCTGGCCCGCTTCGTTCCGTgacagcaacgacgacggTATGGGCGATATCCAGGGCATCATCATGAGCCTCGACTACATCAAGTCTCTCGGTGTCAACACCATCTGGCTCTCTCCCATGTACGATTCTCCCCAGGTCGACATGGGCTACGACATTTCCGACTACGAATCCGTCTACCCTCCCTACGGAACCGTAGCCGACATGGACCAACTCATCCACCAGTGTCATGAGCGCGGCAtcaagctcatcctcgatctcgtcatCAACCACACCTCGGACCAGCACGCTTGGTTCAAGGAGTCGCGCTCCTCGAAGACAAACGACAAACGCGATTGGTACATCTGGCGTCCGCCCAAGTACGACGCCCACGGTAACCGTCAG CGCCCAACAACTGGGCGTTCCAACTTTAACCAGCCCGCCTGGTCCTGGGACGAGGCTACACAAGAGTACTacctccacctcttctGCCCCGAGCAACCCGACCTCAACTGGACCAACGACGAATGTCGCCGCAACATCTACAAGAGCGCCATGCTCTTCTGGCTCGACAAGGGCATCAACGGCTTTCGCGTCGACACAGTCAACATGTACTCAAAGCCCATGGACTTTCCCGATGCTCCCGTCATTGATCCCGGCGCCGATACACAGCCTGCCGGTCAACTCTACTGCAACGGTCCCATGATGCACACCTACCTCAAGGAGATGGGCGAGATCCTGGAGCGCTACGATGCCATGACAGTAGGCGAGCTCCCCAACACACCCAACACGGCCGACGTCGTCCGCTACGTCTCGGCTGCCGAAAacgagttgagcgaggTCTTCCAATtcgacttggtcgaccTCGGTCGCAACCCAATCGACATGATGTCCTTTGACGGTTTCAACTTACCACAGATGAAGCGCGTTGTCGAAAAGTGGCAGCGATTCACCCAAGGTAACGATGCCTGGACCACCGTCTTTATCGAGAACCACGACCAGGCTCGTTCCGTCTCTCGCTTCGCCTCGGATCGTCCCGAGCAGGTTGCCGATTCGGCCAAACTGTTGGCGCTCATGAACATGGCGCTCACCGGTACCGTCTACATCTACCAGGGACAGGAGATCGGCATGACCAACATCCCCAAATCGTGGCCGGCGGAAGAGTACCTCGATGTGAACAGCATCAACTACTTGGCCGCCGTCAAGAAGCGCACCAATAACGATGCAAACGCAATGGCCAAGGCGTTGCAAGGTGTCAACGCTCTCGGTCGCGACAATGCGCGCACGCCCGTTCAGTGGTCCTCGGCGCCCAACGGCGGCTTCTCCAAGACGCCCACTACGAAACCGTGGATGCGAACCAACGACAATTACACGACGATCAACATTGAatctcagcagcaagacgcGCACTCGGTGCTCAACTTTTACCGCACCGCCATCGGCGTTCGCAAGCAGTATGCAAGCCTGCTCGCTCGTGGTGAATTCCGGCTGATCGATGAGCTAGACGAAAAGGTGTTCAAGTTTGTCAAGATTGCCGACAGTGGCGAATCCGCGTTTGTCGTGCTCAACTTTTCcaacgagctgcagcactACGATCTGCCATCCGAGTTGGGCCCGAACGCTGACGTAGTGCTTCAGACAACCCAGCACGGTCAAAAGGGTTGCTTGGCGCCGTACGAGGGCAGGCTCTAcatcgccgctgccaaTTAG